In Streptomyces sp. ML-6, the genomic stretch GGCCACGAGGGCAGTCGCGACGGACAGGGCTCCTTCGAGGGCGTGGCGCCAGGGCGAGCCGGGAGGAGCGGAGGGCGGCGGGGCGGTGGACATGGGCAAGCTCCCGTGCAGGGGTGGAGGGGGCGGGGGAAGGACGGGGCGGCGGCAGGGGGCCGCCGCCCCGGGGACGCGGGGTCGGGACGCGTGGGTCCCGGTGCGGGCGTGCGGGCCCTGACGGAGGGCGGGGTCAGTGGCCGGTGCCGGGCCCGACCCCGCTTCCCGCGGTTTCGGCGACGGGGTCCGGTCCTGCGCCGTCGGGCGCTTCGGGGTTCGCCGTCGCGGGGCCGTCCGGCTCCCGTGCGAGCCGCTCGCCCTCGACGTCCAGGTCGGGCACGAGCCGGTCCAGCCATCGGGGCAGGTGCCAGGCGCTTCGGCCGAGCAGGGCCAGGACCGCCGGTACAAGCGCCATGCGGACGACGAACGCGTCGAAGAGGACGGCGACCGCGAGACCGAAACCGATGGTCTTGAGCATCTGCTCGTCGGAACCCATGAAGGAGGCGAACACCGAAATCATGATCACGGCAGCGGCGGTCACCACGCGCGCACTGTGCTCGAATCCGCTGATCACGGAGTCCGACGGCGACTGCCCGTGCACGTGCGCCTCGCGCATCCTGGTCACCAGGAACACCTCGTAGTCCATGGCGAGACCGAAGACGACGCCCACCATGAAGATCGGCATCATCGACATCACGGGTCCTGGTTCCGTGACGCCGAAGACGGAGGCCAGCCAGCCCCACTGGAAGACCGCGACCACCGCGCCGAGGCCGGCCAGGACCGAGAGCAGGAAGCCCAGGGCCGCCTTGAGCGGAACGAGGAGCGACCGGAAGACGGCGATGAGCAGTAGGAACGCCAGGCCGACCACGAGTCCCAGGTACGGGATCAGGGCGTCTGACAGTTTCTGCGACACGTCGACGTTCATCGCCGTCGTGCCGGTGACCAGCACGCGGGCATCGCTCCTGCTCGCGAGCTCAGGGTCGCGCAGCGTGTGGACGAGGTCGGCCGTCTCCGAGCCGGCCGGTGACGTGGACGGGACGAGGGTCAGTACGGCGGTGTCGCCGGACTCGCTCAGTCGCGGCTGCCCCACCGCGGCAACGTCCTTCCTGCCGCCGATCTGCTTGGCGACGCTCTGGGCGGGCGCCTGGGCGTTGCTGCCGTCGTCGGCCTGGACGACCACCGTCAGCGGGCCGTTGAAGCCCGGGCCGAAGCCTTCGGCGACCAGGTCGTAGGCTCGGCGCTGGGTCGTCGAGACGGGCTTGCTGTCGTCGCCCGGCAGGCCCATCTTCAGGGAGGCGGCCGGAATCGCGATCACGCCGAGCAGGACGGCACCGCCGAGGAGGGTGGCGACGGGCCGCTCGATGACGAACCGGGCCCAGCGCACGCCCATGCCCGGTCGCGGCAGGCCGTCCTTGTCCTTCCCTCGGCGCCCGGGGCGGGGAGGACCGATCCGGCGACCGCAGATCCCGAGCAGCGCGGGGATCAGAATGACGGCGATCAGCACCGCGACGACGACCGCGCCGGCCGCGGCGAGGCCCATCTGCGTCAGTACCGGGATGCCCACCACGCTCAGTCCCGCGAGGGCGATGACCACGGTCAGACCGGCGAACACCACCGCCGATCCCGCGGTGCCCACCGCGTGCCCGGCCGCCTCCTCGCGGCTGCGGCCATGGGCGAGTTCGGCACGGTAACGGGAGACCACGAAGAGGGCGTAGTCGATGCCGACGGCCAGTCCGATCATGGTCGCGAGGCCCGAGGTCGTCGAGCCGAGGCCGAGCGGCTCGGCCAGCGCCCGGATTGCCAGGGCGCTGATGCCCACTCCGAGGATGGCGGTGAGCAGCGGAAGGCCGGCCGCCAGGAGCGAGCCGAAGGTGATGACGAGCACCAGGGCGGCCACGGCCAGGCCCAGCGCCTCGGCGGAACGGCCTCCGGAGGGCATCTCGTTGACGGCGTTGCCGCCGGCCTCGACGGTCAGTTCCTGCGAGCGGGCCTGCTCGAGGGTGTCCTGGAGAGCGGTGCGCGAGCTCTCCTCGAGTTCCGGCGAAGGCACCTTGTAGGAGACCTGCGTGTAGGCGGTGGAGCCGTCCTTGCTCACCGACCGGGTCGCGTACGGGTCGGTGACCCGCGCGACCTGCGGATTGTTCCCGAGCTCCCGGACCGTCTCCTGGACAGCCGCTTTCGTCTCGGGGTCGGTGACCTTGCCGTCCTCCGCCCGGAAGACCACCCGGGCCGTCGCGCTGTCGGCGTTCAGCTCCGGGAAACTCTCCTCCAGCAGGTCGTACGCCTGCTGCGCCTCCGTACCGGGCATCGAGAAGTCGTTGGGCGGGGCGGCGGGGGCCCTCCCGGCCAGCACCCCCGCCCCCACGAGCAGGACCACCCACAGCAACGCGACCAGCCAGCGCCTCCGGAAGGAGAACCGGCCCAGCCGGGAAAGGAATGAGGCCACAGCAAAGGCTCCACGTCGATCGAGGCTTATCGGAAGACCGACGGGCGTTCGCCTCGTTTCCCTTTCCGGGGAAGGGGAAGAGGCGGCCGAGGACCGGGTCCGTCACGTCGGTGCGGCACCGACGCTGTCAGCCCACCCTGATCGCTCCCGGAGAGGTCCTGGGAGCTTTCTGTGAAGCGTGACGGCCACCCCGGGGACAAAAGCTATGGAAAGCGGGTATTTCTCCTGGTTGTCCCGCCGTGATTCACAGGGAGTCCACCGAGTCGCCCCGGGGTGAGCCCCGAGCTGTGGGAACGCCTTGACGAACGGGGCGAAGTGATCGCTTCCGGTCGCCGCCTCGGCCGAGGGCAAATACGATTGCCGACCGCCAGGCACGTTGACATGCTGACGGGTGTGATCACTGCTGAGACGCCGGACTGCCTGATCGTGACAGGGATGCCGGGGGCCGGGAAGTCGACGGTGACCAGGCACGTGGCCGAGCGCCTGCCACGCTCCGCCCGGCTCGACGGCGACTTCATCAGCAGGCTGGTCGTCGGTGGTCGCGTCGGAGCCCTCGGCGAGCCTGCCGACGAGGCGGCGCGCCAGGTGAAGCTGTGCAACCGCAATCTCTGCACGCTGGCGAACAACCTCTCCGACGCCGGCTTCACACCCGTGATCGACTGGGTGATCCCCGACCGCGCGCAGCTGGACTTCTTCATCTCTCTCCTCCCGGCCCGGCAGGTCCTGTTCGTCGTCCTCGCACCGGGCATCGAGGCGTGCCGGTACCGCAACACCCTCCGTGATCCACGGGAGCGGTTCCACTTCGACGGTTACGAAGATCTCGAGGCCGATATGAAGCGCGAGCTCGGCGATGCCGGGTGGTGGTTCGACACCGCGGCGCTCACTTCCGAGGAGACCGCCGATCGGATCCTCCGGGAAGCTCACCGTCGCGCCCTGGTGAACTGATCTGGCTCGGCGTTCCATCACGACAAGCTGGGACGGCCGGGTACCACGCGAGCTGGGCGGCATGCGCGGGGATCTGTGGGCCCCCGGACTCGCCGACGGAGTGGGGAGAAATCCGGCCTCGACTCCCTGGTCCGCACCCGCCACCAGACCGTTGGGCGAGCGCGGTGGCTTCGTTCACTGACAACGGTTCCGGCTCAACTTCTCACGGGAGCCGTTTGTCGGCGGCTTCGGACGTCACTTCACGGGGTCTTGCCGTGGCCAGTGTCGATGGGTTCGGGAGCCGCTCGGTGGGCTGGAACTCCCTCACCCCCACGGGTCCGTCCGTTGGCCTGGGTTCGACCTGCGTTGGCGCCACGATGCGGTGCCGGCCCTGGCCGTCCCCGCGGGGTGCCGCAGGCCCAGGAGTGGGGCGCGGGCTGCGCGGCAGAGCCGGGCACCCGCGCGCTTCCGGACCGGCGTGGGGAACCTCGGCGGTTGCCTGTCACCAGGCCGCGGGCAGGTGTAGAGGGCTGCGGGTGACGGTCCCGTGCCGCCACCTGATGTCGTCGGCGGTGATGGTGAGGCGCAGGGCGGGCAGGCGGTCGGCGAGGCGGTGGAGGGCGAGCTGGAGTTCGGCCCGGGCGAGCCAGGTTCCCAGGCAGTAGTGCCGGCCCGCGCCGAAGGCGAGGGAGGGTTTCGGCAAAGGCGCGAACAGATCGTCGTGGGGGTTGCCCGGGAAGGCCGCCGGGTCGCGGTTGGCGGCGACATGGTCGGTCGTGACGAGGTCGCCGGTGCGGATCATCACGCCGCTGAGCAGGATGTCCGCGGTGGCGGCGAGGACGTGGCCGGGGCGCTCCTCGCGGTCGCCGAGTGGAATCAGGTGGAGCAGGCGTTCGGTGAGGGCCTCGGCCGCCTGTTCGTCGGCACCCAGCCGGGCCCAGGCTCCGGGCTGTTCGGTCAGCAGGTAGAGAAGGGAGTTGCTGAGCATGGTCATGGTGGTGTCGTGACCGCCGACGATCATGGTGGAGATCAGGTTGACCAGCATGGCCTCGGGGATGCCGCCCTCGCGGCCGGTGGCCCGGACCACGGAACTGACCAGGTCGTCACCCGGTTTGCTGCGTCTGGCGGTGATCAGCGCGGTGGCGAAGTCGGCCAGTTCGCGCCGGGCGCACTCGCCCTCTTCCGGTGCTGCGGTGGCCCCGGCGAAGGCATGTTCGGCCCAGCGGAGCAGCCGCTCGGTGGGAACGTCGTCGACGGCCAGCAGTCGGTGAATGACCATGCAGGGCAGGGGCAGGGCGTAGTCGGTGACGAGATCGGCGGGCGGCCCCTGCTCGACGAAACCGTCGAGCAGCTGGTCCACGACCCCGGCCACCCAGGGCCGCATGTGCTCGACCGCTCGCGGAGTGAAGGCCCGGCCGACGGCCCGTCGCAGGCGCAGGTGCGCGTCGCCGTCCTGCCGTCCCATGGAATCGCGGCTGTCCAGCAGGCTCGGGCCGTCGACGACCGGCGGTGCGTCAGGTGCGTGGACCGGTGAGCGCCCGAAGCGGGGATCGGTCAGGACCTGGTGCACGTCGTCGTACCGGGTGACGAGCCAGACCGGTGTGCCGTTCGGCAGTTCGATGAGCCGAGGCGGCCCCGGCACCGGGGCTTCCACCCGGTGCAGGGGGACGGTACGGGCGAGGGGCACGGTGTTCCTCCTGGTTCCTGCTGCGCCGACGAACGACGTCCCGGACGGCCGGGCACGCCTCATACTCAACCAACGACAAACCCCTCGTTCGAGCCACCAGTGATTTATTGGACTTTTTGGCTCTGGAATCCATCCGCCGGGGTTCCATGCGGGAACATCCGGTTGGCCGCCTCCGGCAATGTCGGCGCGTGCCACACCGGTGATCGGCGCCTCGCCGCGTTGCCGGACCGACGGAAGGCCCCGTCTTCCGCCGACTCGGCCCGGTCCCCCGACACCACCCGAGGCCCCCGATCGGTGCAGCGCGGAGATCCCGGACCAGTGGGCCCGGGACCGATACCACCGTCGGCGTCGAACGGTCGTCAGCTCGGGTTCTGGGCCCGGCGACGGCGCACGAGGAGAAGCACGCCCGCGCCCGTGGCCACCGCTGCGGCAGCCGCGCCCGTGATCGGCAGCGCCGGGGAGCCGGTTTCCGCCAGGATTCCGCCGCCCGTCGTGCTCCCGTCGTCACCGGCCGTCGACGAGCCGCCTCCCGAACCACCCGAGCCGCCGACCGAGCCGCCCGAGGAATTGTCCGAGCCACCCGTCGAGCCACCCGAGGCATCGCCCGAGCCGCCCGTCGAGCCGGTCGGTCCCCTGCCCGTGACGTCCAGTGTGATGTCGGCCTTGTCATTGGCCTTGTTGGGGTCGAAGGGTCGTGCTTCGGTGCTCAGGGCCACCCGGCCCTTGGCGTTCGCCACCCGCTTGTCGATCTTCAGCTCGAAGGTGTAGGTCTCCTGGCTGCCCTCGTTCAGCGACCGCATGCCGCAGACGTACGCATTGCCCTTGGCCCGGCAGAACTGGCCGCGCTTGACGACCGACGTTCCGGCGGGAGGCGTGACCGTGACGCTGACGGACCGCTCCCCCTCTTTGGTCAGAATCCAGGCGGGCCCGGCGTTGATGAACTTCACCTTCATCGTCACCGTGTCACCGACGCTCCCCTTCAGCGCGGCACCCGTCACCTGGTAGTCGGCCGTGTTGACGGAGGTGACGGGTACATCGACAAGTCTCGCGGATCCCTCGCCCCCGGCCTGTCCCTCGACCAGTTTCACCGCCGGCGCGGTTCCCGCCACCGGCGGAGTGCCGTTCTCGTCCTCTCCGGGATCGACGTCCCAGACACTCACCCGCAGTTCGTCGTTGAGCGCGCGGTCCAGTGCCTCGACGCGGAGAGGCTTCTCGGGCGTGTGGACGGTGCCCGGCTCCACCACTTGGTCGAACGCGCACACCGCGGTCCATCTCTCGGGCATCTCGTCGTAGGACCGGACCTGCTGTGTCCGGCAGTTGGCGGGAACCTCCGCGAAGTCGAGCCCTCGGGTGACGGCGTAGTAGACCCATACCTTCTCGACTGCCTTGGTGCCCTTGTTCGCCACGGTGGCCGGCAGATCGAAACTGCTCCCAGGTTTCACCCCGTTGACCGGCGCGATGCCTCCGACGACCAATTCGGGTGCGGTTTCATCGCCGAAGGCGGCGGGAGCCGCGGCCAGTGCGATCAGTCCGGCGGCTCCGAGGACGGCGGTAACGGCACGGGAGGTGCGACGGCTGTGCGGGGGTATCGGCATGGAGAGATCCTCTGTCGGCACGCGGGAAAACAGACGGTGGCTTCCAGGAAAAAGTTTTCCGTTCCCTAGACTCTTCTCTGCCTCGAACGGTTGCGCGGCCGGTGCTTCCTTCGCCTTGCGCTCACACCGGCCGGACACCGCGAGCCCCGTCCCCGCCGTCGGCTACGCCACCGTGCGGATGAGCTTCTTGTTGACGAACTCCTCGATGCCCGGGCGGCCCAGCTCTCGGCCGAAGCCGGAGCGCTTGATGCCGCCGAAGGGCAGCTCGGCGCCCTCGGCGCCGACGCCGTTGATGAACACCATGCCGGCCTCGATGCCGTCGGCGACGCGGGCGGCCTGTACCGGGTCTGTGGTGAAGACGTACGACCCGAGACCGTACGGGGTGTCGTTGGCGATCCGCAGCGCGTCCTCCTCGTCGGCTGCCCGGAAGACCATGGCGACCGGGCCGAAGAGTTCCTGGTGCGCCGTGGCGTGCTCGGTGGTGAGACCGGTGAGGACGCCGGCCGGGAAGCGGGCGCCGCTGCGTTCGCCCCCGGTGTGCAGGGTCGCGCCTTCCGCGACGGCGGCGGCCACCTGGCGCTCCAGGGTGTCGGCCGCGGCGACCGAGGACAAGGGGGCCCCGGACTGGCGGGCGAGGAGCGCGGTGGTGAACTTCTCCACGAATGTGTCGTGGAGGTCGGAGGTGACGACGAACCGTTTGGCGGCGTTGCACGCCTGGCCGGTGTTGTCGAGGCGGGCGGACACGGCGGCGTCCACGACGGAGTCGAGGTCGTCGGTGGACAGCACGATGAACGGGTCGGAGCCGCCGAGTTCGAGGACGGCCTTCTTCAGGTGCCGCCCGGCGATCTCGGCGACGGCGGCCCCGGCGCGTTCCGATCCGGTCAGGGACACGCCTTGGACGCGCGGGTCGGCGATCACTTCGGCGATCTGCTCGTTGGTGGCGTAGACGTTGACGTAGGCGCCGGTCGGGAAGCCGGCCTCGGCGACCAGCCGTTCCAGCAGTGCCGCGGTGGCCGGGCACTGCGGGGCGTGCTTGAGGACGATGGTGTTGCCCAGGGCAAGGTTCGGGGCGGCGAACCGGGCAACCTGGTAGGCGGGGAAGTTCCACGGCATGATGCCGAGCAGGACCCCCACCGGGCTGCGCCGGATGACGGCGCGGCCGGGTCCGGAGGTGACGGAGAGCTCCTCGTCGGCGAGGAACTCCTCGGCGTGATCGGCGTAGTAGTGGTAGATGTCGACACAGAAGTCGACCTCGCCCTCCGCTTCGTCGAGCGGCTTGCCCATCTCGCGCACGATGCCCGTTGCCAGTTCGGTGCGGTGCTCGGCGTGCAGATCCCCGAGCCGGCGCAGGAGTGCGGCACGCTCGGCCACGGAGGTGCTTCGTCCCCAGGCGGTGGCCGCGTGGGCGGCGTCGACGGCCGCGGCCACCTCGGCGTCGGTGGCGGTCGGGTAGGTCCGGGTGGTCATGCCGGTGGAAGGGTCGGTGACGGCGTACATCAGGTCTCCAGGAAGTTCGGGGAGCGGTGGTGGGGGCCGCGTGTCGGACTCGTGTCCGGGTGGGCCGCGAGGCCGGTGTCGTGGAGCCCTACGGTTCGAGAATGGTGCGGCCCCCGACGGCGGACTTGAGGTCCTCGAAGGCGGCGGCTGCCTCGTCGAGGGGGCGGACGTTGCCGATCAGTTCGTCCAGCGGCAGCCGGCCGGCCAGGTGGAGACGGGCCAGTTTCGGGATGTCGATCGCACCGACGCTGGAGCCGTAGTTGCAGCCGAGGATGCGCTTTCCCTGGTCGGCGAGGTCGAAGAGGTTGAACGCGCCCGTGGCGTCGGTGGCGGCCATGCCGACCAGGACGGCCGCCCCGCCGGAGGTGAGCATGCCGGGGAGGGTCTCGATGACCTCGGGGCTGCCGATGGCCTCGAAGGCGTAGTCGGCCCCGTCGAGTTCTTCCCGGCACCAGGCGGCCACATCGGTCGTGGCGGCGTCGAGCGTGTGGGTCGCTCCGAAGCGTTCGGCGGCGGCCAGGCGCTCGGGCGAGAGGTCGACGGCGACGATGGGATCGGCCCCCACCAGGCGCAGGCCCATCACCACGGACAGGCCCACTCCTCCGGCGCCGACGACAACCGCGGACTCGCCGGGCCGCACGCCGGCGGTGTTCATGACCGCGCCGATGCCGGTGGAGATGGAGCAGCCCAGGAGGGCTCCGATGCCGAACGGCA encodes the following:
- a CDS encoding MMPL family transporter, with protein sequence MASFLSRLGRFSFRRRWLVALLWVVLLVGAGVLAGRAPAAPPNDFSMPGTEAQQAYDLLEESFPELNADSATARVVFRAEDGKVTDPETKAAVQETVRELGNNPQVARVTDPYATRSVSKDGSTAYTQVSYKVPSPELEESSRTALQDTLEQARSQELTVEAGGNAVNEMPSGGRSAEALGLAVAALVLVITFGSLLAAGLPLLTAILGVGISALAIRALAEPLGLGSTTSGLATMIGLAVGIDYALFVVSRYRAELAHGRSREEAAGHAVGTAGSAVVFAGLTVVIALAGLSVVGIPVLTQMGLAAAGAVVVAVLIAVILIPALLGICGRRIGPPRPGRRGKDKDGLPRPGMGVRWARFVIERPVATLLGGAVLLGVIAIPAASLKMGLPGDDSKPVSTTQRRAYDLVAEGFGPGFNGPLTVVVQADDGSNAQAPAQSVAKQIGGRKDVAAVGQPRLSESGDTAVLTLVPSTSPAGSETADLVHTLRDPELASRSDARVLVTGTTAMNVDVSQKLSDALIPYLGLVVGLAFLLLIAVFRSLLVPLKAALGFLLSVLAGLGAVVAVFQWGWLASVFGVTEPGPVMSMMPIFMVGVVFGLAMDYEVFLVTRMREAHVHGQSPSDSVISGFEHSARVVTAAAVIMISVFASFMGSDEQMLKTIGFGLAVAVLFDAFVVRMALVPAVLALLGRSAWHLPRWLDRLVPDLDVEGERLAREPDGPATANPEAPDGAGPDPVAETAGSGVGPGTGH
- a CDS encoding AAA family ATPase, with product MSPELWERLDERGEVIASGRRLGRGQIRLPTARHVDMLTGVITAETPDCLIVTGMPGAGKSTVTRHVAERLPRSARLDGDFISRLVVGGRVGALGEPADEAARQVKLCNRNLCTLANNLSDAGFTPVIDWVIPDRAQLDFFISLLPARQVLFVVLAPGIEACRYRNTLRDPRERFHFDGYEDLEADMKRELGDAGWWFDTAALTSEETADRILREAHRRALVN
- a CDS encoding cytochrome P450, translating into MPLARTVPLHRVEAPVPGPPRLIELPNGTPVWLVTRYDDVHQVLTDPRFGRSPVHAPDAPPVVDGPSLLDSRDSMGRQDGDAHLRLRRAVGRAFTPRAVEHMRPWVAGVVDQLLDGFVEQGPPADLVTDYALPLPCMVIHRLLAVDDVPTERLLRWAEHAFAGATAAPEEGECARRELADFATALITARRSKPGDDLVSSVVRATGREGGIPEAMLVNLISTMIVGGHDTTMTMLSNSLLYLLTEQPGAWARLGADEQAAEALTERLLHLIPLGDREERPGHVLAATADILLSGVMIRTGDLVTTDHVAANRDPAAFPGNPHDDLFAPLPKPSLAFGAGRHYCLGTWLARAELQLALHRLADRLPALRLTITADDIRWRHGTVTRSPLHLPAAW
- a CDS encoding NAD-dependent succinate-semialdehyde dehydrogenase, translating into MYAVTDPSTGMTTRTYPTATDAEVAAAVDAAHAATAWGRSTSVAERAALLRRLGDLHAEHRTELATGIVREMGKPLDEAEGEVDFCVDIYHYYADHAEEFLADEELSVTSGPGRAVIRRSPVGVLLGIMPWNFPAYQVARFAAPNLALGNTIVLKHAPQCPATAALLERLVAEAGFPTGAYVNVYATNEQIAEVIADPRVQGVSLTGSERAGAAVAEIAGRHLKKAVLELGGSDPFIVLSTDDLDSVVDAAVSARLDNTGQACNAAKRFVVTSDLHDTFVEKFTTALLARQSGAPLSSVAAADTLERQVAAAVAEGATLHTGGERSGARFPAGVLTGLTTEHATAHQELFGPVAMVFRAADEEDALRIANDTPYGLGSYVFTTDPVQAARVADGIEAGMVFINGVGAEGAELPFGGIKRSGFGRELGRPGIEEFVNKKLIRTVA
- a CDS encoding alcohol dehydrogenase catalytic domain-containing protein; its protein translation is MSAHLSPAIAHDPVAGLHIREISHRPAGPGEVEIDVRAAGVCHSDLHILTGDWPSDRPLVLGHEAAGVVTDVGEGVSAVKAGDHVVLSWFAPCRRCRKCLAGMAWLCTGTRAVENTLPDGTTPITDARGEEVWPYLGLGAFTSRVVVPESAAVKVPDELPFGIGALLGCSISTGIGAVMNTAGVRPGESAVVVGAGGVGLSVVMGLRLVGADPIVAVDLSPERLAAAERFGATHTLDAATTDVAAWCREELDGADYAFEAIGSPEVIETLPGMLTSGGAAVLVGMAATDATGAFNLFDLADQGKRILGCNYGSSVGAIDIPKLARLHLAGRLPLDELIGNVRPLDEAAAAFEDLKSAVGGRTILEP